From Agelaius phoeniceus isolate bAgePho1 chromosome 19, bAgePho1.hap1, whole genome shotgun sequence, a single genomic window includes:
- the DNAI2 gene encoding dynein axonemal intermediate chain 2: MEIKYEYSRKRSEFGRPCSFSDLLAEVTVDIPPDPTLAEDFIPQDPVDFGVQEGPVLAMHEVNTERAQVSIRGVNHVEGGWPKHVDPKNPELTTRYREEVEREEVYTKTVQRLGFVVEHYIRQNNTIDIYEEYFEEEEEEEEEEEHPSAKTINVIRDPNNPRRMATHLSWHPDGNRAVAVAYCSLDFQDSRKDLNSDSYVWDLEKPYAPELTLKPSSPVVTLEYNSKDWYHMLGGCYNGQIVYWDTRKGGLPVEMTPVEFSHRDPVYGACWLPSRTGTECFSGSTDGQVLWWDIRKMSQPSERLVLDISRQDQLKDALGAISLDFAPILPTKFLVGTEQGIIISCNRDAKTPPEKIANIFRSHIGAVYRVTRNPFFPKVFLSVGDWTARIWTEELMDSSSIMETKYHSSYLMNVCWSPVKPAVFFTVRSDGVLDIWDFLFHQKAPSLSLKVSNDPLLSLCSQDNGRIIGCGTRMGNVSLLEISPGLCTIRKNEKTLTSTMFEREARREKVLQDKYKERLLREQERLRAQPEQQEDPVQTFKQAQEDFLSSIKAERRRRGLEVPGEDEEGEAAAQEQS, translated from the exons ATGGAGATCAAGTACGAGTACTCGCGGAAGCGCAGCGAGTTCGGCCGCCCCTGCAGCTTCTCAGACCTCCTGGCCGAGGTGACCGTGGACATCCCACCCGACCCCACCCTGGCCGAGGACTTCATCCCCCAGGACCCCGTGGActttggggtgcaggagggtccTGTCCTGGCCATGCATGAG GTGAACACAGAGCGGGCTCAGGTGTCCATCCGGGGTGTGAACCACGTGGAGGGCGGCTGGCCCAAGCACGTGGACCCCAAGAACCCGGAGCTGACCACCCGCTACCGGGAGGAGGTGGAGAGGGAAGAGGTCTACACCAAGACTGTCCAGCGCCTCGGCTTT gtggtGGAGCACTACATCAGGCAGAACAACACCATCGACATCTACGAGGAATAttttgaggaggaagaggaggaagaggaggaggaggagcatcCCTCAGCCAAAACCATCAATGTCATCAG GGACCCCAACAACCCCAGGAGGATGGCCACACACCTCTCCTGGCACCCCGACGGCAACCGGGCCGTGGCTGTGGCTTATTGCAGCCTGGACTTCCAGGACAGCAGGAAGGACCTGAACTCTGATTCCTACGTCTGGGATCTGG AAAAACCCTATGCCCCAGAGCTCACCCTCAAGCCCTCGTCCCCTGTGGTGACCCTGGAGTACAATTCCAAGGACTGGTATCACATGCTGGGAGGCTGCTACAACGGGCAAATAG TGTATTGGGACACCAGGAAAGGGGGGCTGCCCGTGGAGATGACCCCTGTGGAGTTCAGCCACAGGGACCCCGTGTACGGGGCGTGCTGGCTGCCCTCCCGAACGGGCACCGAGTGCTTCTCAGGCTCCACTGATGGAcag GTCCTGTGGTGGGACATCCGCAAGATGTCACAGCCCAGCGAGAGGCTGGTCTTGGACATCAGCCGGCAAGATCAGCTGAAGGACGCTCTGGGTGCCATCTCCCTGGACTTTGCACCCATCCTG CCCACCAAGTTCCtggtgggcacagagcagggcatcATCATCTCCTGCAATCGTGATGCCAAGACACCACCCGAGAAAATCGCCAACATCTTCAGAAGCCACATTGGGGCTGTCTACAGGGTGACCAGGAACCCCTTCTTCCCCAAAGTTTTCCTGTCAGTCGGTGACTGGACTGCTCGGATCTGGACAGAGGAGCTGATGGATTCATCATCAATTATGGAGACCAA gTACCACAGCTCCTACCTGATGAACGTGTGCTGGAGCCCCGTGAAGCCGGCCGTGTTCTTCACTGTCAGGTCGGACGGCGTCCTGGACATCTGGGACTTCCTCTTCCACCAGAAGGCGCCTTCCCTCAGCCTCAAG gtgtccaaCGATCccctgctcagcctgtgctCGCAGGACAACGGGCGCATCATCGGCTGTGGCACCAGGATGGGCAATGTCTCCCTCCTGGAGATCTCCCCGGGGCTCTGCACCATCCGGAAGAACGAGAAGACCCTGACCTCCACA ATGTTCGAGCGGGAGGCGAGGCGGGAGAAGGTCCTGCAGGACAAGTACAAGGAGCGGCTGCTGCGGGAGCAGGAGCGCCTGCGGGCCCAGCCCGAGCAGCAGGAGGATCCAGTGCAGACCTTCAAGCAGGCCCAGGAAGATTTCCTCTCCAGCATCAAGGCCGAGCGGCGGAGGAGGGGCCTGGAAGTGCCTGGAGAG GATGAAGAGGGGGAGGCAGCTGCACAGGAGCAAAGCTAG
- the TTYH2 gene encoding protein tweety homolog 2 isoform X2, whose protein sequence is MGPARADYLAPWWAAWLHGLPHRDPRLQPVPSTFRPQDPDYQQSLLVLGFLAAVCLGLNLLFLTAYLICLCCCKRDQDADSKRPHSCCVTWMAVTAGLICCAAVGIGFYGNSETNDGVFQLLYALDHANQTLTGIDSLVASTMLQMQGALEQHLARLNELLASRGDYVQTLKFTQQLAGSIVLQLQGLPAWRGVSADLTELSGQVAYVEYYRWLAYLLFFILVLTVCLLACLGLAKHSRCLLLLMLCCGLLMLVLSWASMAVDTAAAVGTSDFCVAPDKFIMNQTDDEISAEVVHYYLYCDQSLSSPFQQALTVFQRSLTTMQIQMQGLIQYALPLFPTAEKDLLGVQQLLNSSETGLHQLTALLDCRGLHKDYLDGLIGICYDGVEGLLYLGLFSLLAAAAFSTVICAAPRAWQQLAGRERDYDDMDEEDPFNPAARRMATHRPPRGQLRSFCSYSSSLGSQSSLQPPAAQTVSNAPVSEYMNQAVLFGGNPRYENVPLIGRGSPPPTYSPSMRATYLAVTDEHIRHRGDFPA, encoded by the exons ATGGGGCCCGCCCGCGCCGATTACCTGGCGCCCTGGTGGGCGGCCTGGCTGCACGGGCTCCCGCACCGCGACCCCCGCCTGCAGCCCGTGCCCAGCACCTTCCGCCCGCAGGACCCCGACTACCAGCAG TCGCTGCTTGTCCTGGGCTTCCTGGCCGCCGTGTGCCTCGGCCTcaacctcctcttcctcaccgCGTACCTgatctgcctgtgctgctgcaagaGGGACCAGGACGCCGACAGCAAGCGGCCCCACTCGTGTTGTGTCACCTGGATGGCCGTCACCGCCGGGCTCATCTGCTG TGCCGCCGTTGGCATCGGCTTCTATGGGAACAGCGAGACCAACGATGGCGTTTTCCAGCTGCTCTATGCCCTGGACCATGCCAACCAGACCCTGACTGGCATCGACTCCCTG GTTGCCAGCACCATGCTGCAGATGCAGGGagcgctggagcagcacctggcacGGCTGAACGAGCTGCTGGCCTCGCGGGGGGATTACGTGCAGACCCTCAAGTTCACCCAGCAGCTGGCTGGCAgcattgtcctgcagctccaggggctgccgGCCTGGCGGGGTGTCAGTGCTGACCTCACCGAGCTGTCAGGACAGGTGGCCTATGTGGAGTATTACAG GTGGTTGGCTTACCTGCTCTTCTTCATCCTCGTCCTCACCGTCTGCCTGCTGgcctgcctggggctggccaAGCACTCCcgctgcctcctgctcct GATGCTGTGCTGTGGGCTGCTCATGCTGGTCCTCAGCTGGGCCTCCATGGCCGTGGACACGGCGGCTGCGGTG ggcacCAGCGACTTCTGTGTGGCTCCGGACAAGTTCATCATGAACCAGACAGATGATGAGATCAGTGCAG AGGTGGTTCATTATTACCTGTACTGTGACCAGAGCCTGAGCAGCCCCTTCCAGCAG GCTCTCACCGTGTTCCAGCGCTCGCTGACCACCATGCAGATCCAGATGCAGGGGCTCATCCAGTATGCGCTGCCCCTCTTCCCCACAGCTGAG AAAGACCTGCTGGgtgtccagcagctcctcaaCTCCTCGGAGACCGGCCTGCACcagctgacagccctgctggACTGCCGGGGGCTGCacaag GATTACCTGGATGGCCTCATTGGGATCTGCTACGACGGCGTGGAGGGGCTGCTCTACCTGGGGCTCTTCTCCCTGCTGGCGGCCGCCGCGTTCTCCACGGTGATCTGCGCGGCCCCGCGcgcctggcagcagctggccGGGAG ggaGCGGGACTACGATGACATGGACGAGGAGGACCCATTCAACCCCGCGGCTCGGCGCATGGCCACGCACCGCCCGCCGCGGGGGCAGCTGCGCAGCTTCTGCAGctacagcagcagcctgggcagccagagcagcctgcagcCCCCTGCAGCACAGACCGTGTCCAACGCTCCCGTCTCCGAGTACAT GAACCAGGCCGTGCTCTTCGGAGGGAACCCCCGCTATGAGAACGTGCCCCTCATCGGGAGGGGGTCTCCTCCCCCCACG TACTCCCCGAGCATGAGAGCCACATACCTGGCGGTCACCGATGAGCACATCCGGCACCGCGGCGACTTCCCGGCCTAG
- the TTYH2 gene encoding protein tweety homolog 2 isoform X1: MGPARADYLAPWWAAWLHGLPHRDPRLQPVPSTFRPQDPDYQQSLLVLGFLAAVCLGLNLLFLTAYLICLCCCKRDQDADSKRPHSCCVTWMAVTAGLICCAAVGIGFYGNSETNDGVFQLLYALDHANQTLTGIDSLVASTMLQMQGALEQHLARLNELLASRGDYVQTLKFTQQLAGSIVLQLQGLPAWRGVSADLTELSGQVAYVEYYRWLAYLLFFILVLTVCLLACLGLAKHSRCLLLLMLCCGLLMLVLSWASMAVDTAAAVGTSDFCVAPDKFIMNQTDDEISAEVVHYYLYCDQSLSSPFQQALTVFQRSLTTMQIQMQGLIQYALPLFPTAEKDLLGVQQLLNSSETGLHQLTALLDCRGLHKDYLDGLIGICYDGVEGLLYLGLFSLLAAAAFSTVICAAPRAWQQLAGRERDYDDMDEEDPFNPAARRMATHRPPRGQLRSFCSYSSSLGSQSSLQPPAAQTVSNAPVSEYMNQAVLFGGNPRYENVPLIGRGSPPPTLSCPSRYSPSMRATYLAVTDEHIRHRGDFPA, from the exons ATGGGGCCCGCCCGCGCCGATTACCTGGCGCCCTGGTGGGCGGCCTGGCTGCACGGGCTCCCGCACCGCGACCCCCGCCTGCAGCCCGTGCCCAGCACCTTCCGCCCGCAGGACCCCGACTACCAGCAG TCGCTGCTTGTCCTGGGCTTCCTGGCCGCCGTGTGCCTCGGCCTcaacctcctcttcctcaccgCGTACCTgatctgcctgtgctgctgcaagaGGGACCAGGACGCCGACAGCAAGCGGCCCCACTCGTGTTGTGTCACCTGGATGGCCGTCACCGCCGGGCTCATCTGCTG TGCCGCCGTTGGCATCGGCTTCTATGGGAACAGCGAGACCAACGATGGCGTTTTCCAGCTGCTCTATGCCCTGGACCATGCCAACCAGACCCTGACTGGCATCGACTCCCTG GTTGCCAGCACCATGCTGCAGATGCAGGGagcgctggagcagcacctggcacGGCTGAACGAGCTGCTGGCCTCGCGGGGGGATTACGTGCAGACCCTCAAGTTCACCCAGCAGCTGGCTGGCAgcattgtcctgcagctccaggggctgccgGCCTGGCGGGGTGTCAGTGCTGACCTCACCGAGCTGTCAGGACAGGTGGCCTATGTGGAGTATTACAG GTGGTTGGCTTACCTGCTCTTCTTCATCCTCGTCCTCACCGTCTGCCTGCTGgcctgcctggggctggccaAGCACTCCcgctgcctcctgctcct GATGCTGTGCTGTGGGCTGCTCATGCTGGTCCTCAGCTGGGCCTCCATGGCCGTGGACACGGCGGCTGCGGTG ggcacCAGCGACTTCTGTGTGGCTCCGGACAAGTTCATCATGAACCAGACAGATGATGAGATCAGTGCAG AGGTGGTTCATTATTACCTGTACTGTGACCAGAGCCTGAGCAGCCCCTTCCAGCAG GCTCTCACCGTGTTCCAGCGCTCGCTGACCACCATGCAGATCCAGATGCAGGGGCTCATCCAGTATGCGCTGCCCCTCTTCCCCACAGCTGAG AAAGACCTGCTGGgtgtccagcagctcctcaaCTCCTCGGAGACCGGCCTGCACcagctgacagccctgctggACTGCCGGGGGCTGCacaag GATTACCTGGATGGCCTCATTGGGATCTGCTACGACGGCGTGGAGGGGCTGCTCTACCTGGGGCTCTTCTCCCTGCTGGCGGCCGCCGCGTTCTCCACGGTGATCTGCGCGGCCCCGCGcgcctggcagcagctggccGGGAG ggaGCGGGACTACGATGACATGGACGAGGAGGACCCATTCAACCCCGCGGCTCGGCGCATGGCCACGCACCGCCCGCCGCGGGGGCAGCTGCGCAGCTTCTGCAGctacagcagcagcctgggcagccagagcagcctgcagcCCCCTGCAGCACAGACCGTGTCCAACGCTCCCGTCTCCGAGTACAT GAACCAGGCCGTGCTCTTCGGAGGGAACCCCCGCTATGAGAACGTGCCCCTCATCGGGAGGGGGTCTCCTCCCCCCACG CTAAGTTGCCCATCAAGA TACTCCCCGAGCATGAGAGCCACATACCTGGCGGTCACCGATGAGCACATCCGGCACCGCGGCGACTTCCCGGCCTAG
- the RPL38 gene encoding large ribosomal subunit protein eL38, with translation MPRKIEEIKDFLLTARRKDAKSVKIKKNKDNVKFKVRCSRYLYTLVITDKEKAEKLKQSLPPGLAVKELK, from the exons CCTCGCAAGATTGAGGAGATCAAGGATTTCCTGCTGACGGCGCGGCGGAAGGACGCCAAGT CCGTCAAGATCAAGAAGAACAAGGACAATGTGAAGTTCAAGGTGCGCTGCAGCCGGTACCTCTACACCCTGGTCATCACCGACaaggagaaggcagagaagCTGAAGCAGTCCCTGCCCCCAG gTCTGGCCGTGAAGGAGCTGAAatga